The Gigantopelta aegis isolate Gae_Host chromosome 3, Gae_host_genome, whole genome shotgun sequence genome segment GTCTCATCTGTAATCTCAGAAAGTTAGTGtaacttttgtttaattccaTTATAGTTAGAAATTTTcttccattatatatatacttgaatGTGATTGTTTGACTTCTCTGAaaaaactgaatgttttttcattgataaaagacagaaaattatgtaattatgaAAAATGGGGTGTCATAACTTATACAAATCATGACAAGGActgtattgtttatttgttcattaattTACTGATGTGTAATACTGACAGATTTAGCATAAAATTGTTTCCCTATAAATGGGGAATAtcctaaattatttatttcattgtcaTGGACAGGattctctggcgaagtcagaggttgtgcccacaaCAGCCATTCTTGAACAGTTccctgatggaagcatgccaaaaattacccgcactccacaattatttattattatatatatgcatatacatctatgtaattattatccacatgatTCAACATAACCGAATCAATGAAACcatatgaagcacacgtgtaataacaagcgTGACGTAATTGTGGGAAGGCAAGCAACGCCATGATTTGACATTGCttccccagtcctagctcagattGTGCATGTGAAGTACAAtgtcatttcgtcatctccaTCAAGTTGTGGTTGAAACGTTTTGAGAcagttctttttatttaaaaaaacaacaatattacactcatgtgtgtcatactgattttatgaaacttgtgtcCGGATTCATGTATTGCCCTCGTTTTTGCTTGGGCaatacataaatcctgacacttttgtttcttaaaatcagtacgatacacaagcttgtataataatctgcaTATATATTTGATACTGTACATTGcattgttacatgtttgtatgttAAATGTATTGTATACTGACCCATAGGGTGTATTGATACAATAAACTTTTAATGGAATTCAAATGTAAGTAGCTATGTTATTTTACTCAATTAGATATTCCATACCTTTATGTTTTGAAGTTTTAAAGATAATATTGTTGTATACTCATATTtggtcttttattttttatacataaggcaaaaaaaaaaaatgtttgcagGAATacaagaaaggaaggaatgttgtatttaacaatAGAGGAATACACAGGATGATAGATGCTCATTAAAATATGTGCACTTTCTGTTCTGTTGTCCTTTGTATGATCATATTTGCCCAACCATGTTCTTTTATAACAGAGGCTTCGACATTAAAGCAGTGCTTTTTGGAAATAAGGATTATCCTTCTGAATGGAACCTAAAGATAGTACAATCTGTGcacaattttattactttaacAAAGCGATTCactttataattatacattacgtagtgtatatatatatatatatatatatattattattattattattattattgttatcattattataagtCTGGTGCACCTTTTGCCTGTTTCgcttaaaatttgtattatatatggttTACACACGTAGCTCATGTATATTTACAAATGCGAGTTCTATATCTAACAAAGTATTTGTAGTCTGTATGCAATGGCTGAAATGTTATTTCTGTAATGTTATCTTTCATGTTCatcatttatttcagttaatgTATTATGTCAAATTATATCGTGGAAAGGCATTTACATAGGCCTACAGCCTGTTTGCCGatccattttatttattttaaatgaataaatattgtttaaaaatagaaagaaaaaaaaaatatgtgactgggatgtggatgtggacaGCAAAAAAAGGTAAAAGTTAGGAGAAGctgccagatcaggaagaaatgagacggaattcaaaggagaaaaagaaaaggcggaagtggatttaaaaaaaaattataattaaaaaaagaaaaagaaatgtatgCAAAATGTTTGTGTGCTTGTCTTTACAGATACATACTGTACTGGAAGGAAAGACTGAAAGACCAGTCGCTGTCCGACTTCTGTTCAGTGATTGTGACAAATACAGCATCAACTGATATAGGTGAAAACATGGCTTCTTTCCCAATTTTTAATCTCACATTTGGGGGGGTGGTGAGGTACCAGGGAACTGTTCCATGTagcgatcttagggctaagatcatcttaagtagTTATGCATTTGAGGTgattttagcactaagatcgcttcatggaacagaGCCTTGAATTATTTTAAGGACAAAGAATGCtaaattaatgaaatttaaTTCAGGTGTTTTGCCAGAATTTACCGTGGCTTTGTATCTACAATGTATGCCAGAAATGATTACTTGAGTCAGTAAAGAGTAAGATAcccactttattattattattattttggtggTTGGGCTGCAggaatatatatgtttatatgtagacCCAGTGATTTTTTGCGAGATGGAAGTATAATTTTCAGcaaagtttaaaaacatattgccATTTTACTATTGTCACATGTTGTAAAACTGATGATTAGTTGCTGTACAGGGCCCTGTTacacaaagcaatcttagcgttaagatcaccttaagtgcatatgttagctgtgcagttacagtgatcttagggctacgGTCACTTCGTGGAACTTGGCCCAGTACTGTTAGCAAACACGTAGTGTCTTATTGACTGTGTTTACTGCTTAATCTTGCACCTGCACAGATGGGATAGTCTTTTGCCAGGagtaagttcagccagccgtttgtcGCTAACGGTTGTCTTAAGAGACTGATTTCTTcgctacacattaaactgaATAACAACTTCAGgaatcagtcaaaataatttgcaaacctTTAGCAAAAAAACGACTGGCTGGACTTagcaatgttactttatttcgaCATATGGCATGCACATATTTCACAGACTGTTAAAGTggtgatacaaataaatgtttattgtttttcaacTCTGAGCCCCTTTGAATAAAACAGTGTACTTAGTTGTTGGACaattattctttatttagttGTTATAATTGACACCTTTGCTCCtgatgagattttttttttagatatgaTCTGGTTTTTAGGGGGttgcatttttaaattttgaccgTTCAGAATCATGAAACTTGGTCTATTTTGACAGGATACCTGTTTCTTCAGgctccagtttagacaggtttcactgcaGTAATGTTTGGAACAACTCTGTACTAGAATAGAATATGTAGTGGCTGttgaaaataaatgtgtgtcaATATACTATAGCAAGataataaattgtaaaatgatgttaaacatttcaaTCTCGTTACTACACCATGTAGCTGAAAGAGTTGCTGTTAAATTGAAAATTACCATTAGTTTTTctcaagaaaatatattggctGTCACATAacattgaattttgtttttatctattttgtttcaggtgAACGAGAAGAGTTTTTCATGCTGTGTGACGTTCTTCCCGAAGACAAGGAATTCAGACAGTTTCTCCAGAAAGAAAAACTGGTATATATACATCTATACTGGTATAGTCTACTCTTACACATTATCATCAATGTATTTTTTAGATTTTATCTTGTATCCTTAACTTATGGTGTTTACAGATTATCATCAATGTATTTTTTAGATTTTATCTTGTATCCTTAACTTATGGTGTTTACAGATTATCATCAATGTATTTTTTAGATTTTATCTTGTATCCTTAGCTTATGGTGTTTACAGATTATTATCAATGGTattttcagggctagctctgggtgagcaaaacatttcaccaaattatgtattaaacttcaaaaattgcagaaattttCAGTTATCTTCTTTAAAAtgttaccagcctcggtggcgccgtggttagccatcggtctacaggctggtacgtactgggttcggatcccagtcgaggcatggggtttttaatccagataccgactccaaaccttgagtgagtgctccgcaaggctcaatgggtaggtgtaaaccacttgcaccgaccagtgatccataactggttcaacaaagaccatggtttgtgctatcctgcctgtgggaagcgcaaataaaagatcccttgctgcctgtcgtaaaagagtagcttatgtggcgacagcgtgtttcctctcaaaatctgtgtggtccttaaccatatgtctgacgccatataaccgtaaataaaatgtgttgagtgcatccttaaataaaacatttctttctttctttaaaatgtcaattattacatgaaattatttcgcaaAACTCAAATATTATCTGTAATATCTAActaaaaataatcatattttaaaaacaaaataaagtaaaaatataaaagaGGTAGccaacccacacacacccacccccaccccttccctCTTGGCTTCCATATGGATTTGTCACTGGTATAGGTAAGTTTCACATTCATGCTTGTATGTGATATTTTGAGTTACGCATCACTTTCCCTTAATGGTGTTGAACATCAAATGTTTGTTCCATTTACCATAgtctgacactcaatagccgatttatttttcgtgctggggtgtcgttaaacattcattcattcattatttccctaaatgtgttttagtggtgaaTGAACCCAGAATGCTGTCATCTGAAAGCTAGTATTTATTTTGATGTcaaagagggtttttttttatatgacttGAAAGATTTGtttatacattgtattaatGGCAGGGCTCACCCTGAAAAGGATTTTGCTTCAGCCAGTTTTCATAAACTTACCATATGTTTTTTACAGATTAAGGAAAAGAggctaattaatttttaaaaaaacaaaacatttaataactgAATAAAATGAATTATTTAGTGTTTATTTATTCCAACTAGTATTTCACAGTTGGATAAACTGCAAACTCGGGTCaaagctgtctgtctgtctgtctgtctgtctgtccacaaacacttttgtattattaaaaactgATTTATTTAAGAAAGAATTATTTctaattgattttgttttttaataaagatcTTCTGTGGCATTATTATATTCTTTGACTAATATTTTTGTGGAAattaatatatgaatttaatttttaaatggtATTTGAGTTTAGTGACACTGAACACAGAATTTCAAATCTCTTCATTCTGgtgtattttctgttttattttccaACAGGAAGAAATTTTGTCTCAACAACAGAAAGAGAGGAACGATGTCAGTTTCTGTAGAATGTGTCTGTTTTGTTCTGAGAGCTTTGAGAAAAACAGGTATAATACTTTTGTAATTACTCTTTCACTAAAGGATCGTCTGTCATTTCGTTTAGGTTCGggggggtgggacgtaggccagtggtaaagtgttcgcttgatgtgcggtcgatctgggatcgatcctcgtcggtgggcctgttgggctgtttctcgcttcagccaatgcaccacgactggaatatcaaaggctgtggtatgtgctatcctgtctgtgggatggtgcatataaaatatcccttgttgctaatcgaaaagagtagcccgtgaagtggcgacagcgggtttccccactcagtatctgtgtgctccttaaccatatgtccgacgccatataaccatcaaataaaatgtgttacgtGTTCTTTTAGGTTCATtggaatatacatacacaaactgTGTCACtatgtgtgaatcggcgaagccattCAGACAAAAGTTTGTCATGATTCATTTTGTTCATTCTTTTTTGGTTCTAGAACAATAATGttcaataataaaaaggattattatataatgatgtcattttatgtgACATTCCCTGGCAAAATCAGTTTTTACGTTcattaaaaaatgaacaaacttgtATGGCTTTAACATTGTAATGAGTacaatgaaaatttaattatttgatacACAGATATCCAGCTTGCTTCAGATTGTGGGGAATTTATTTCAACTAATCCATTTGAGtacaataaatacacacacatgcatacaaactacaaaaacacagatcacacacatacaaaatacatgaaCACACACTGCGTTCTTTCAGTGAAGTTTGAGTTGTTTTATGTTTGAAAGACCCTCAGGATGTTGCATTTTATAggaaatacatttttggttcTGAACCTTTTGGTTATCAGAACCCATCGAAAACTGTTTttcagtaataatattaatgatggATTATGTTACATGATAATTCATAATGGACTTTTAACATTCAGCTCTTTTGTCAACACACGATAGGAAACCATAATTTTCTTGAAATCCAGAGGTCTACTTGCAGTTATTCAATGGATTAGCAAATGTGGCAGTGAAGTTCTTGTGTTGTTATTTGAATCATTCCACAATAATAGTCATATATTAGACACACATAACATTTAATTGTTCTGCCTGTTCCAAATTgtacacctggaaattaattaagcacaaATTGACTTGTATTGCAGCCAAAAAGGCGTCTAGGAGTGTTTGTCCATGCCAATGGGATTCAAACCAGATATTGagagtttttatatatattctgtatCTACAGGGTATTTACCGTGATGACATGAATAAATTACTTTTGAGAAGCATAACAGTGCAATTCCAGCTTCAAAGTtaactgtcaaacattttcatGCATATTTACGGTTTTTGAATTTTCTCCAAGAATATATGCAATATTGATGTAATGACAGTCTTACTTGCCATCAATCTCTTTCAAGATCCTCTGTCTTCAGAGGACAGAAATTtcagtgtttggcatctatggTCACTTGTAAAGTATAAGACACATGGTCAAAAGTAGatggtgcttaattaatttccagctGTATATGTATGACAGTATTTGAATTGTTGATGTTAAAAGAGAAActtaaacatgttataatattgtattttttagAGCAGACCTATTCAACCACATGGCTGAAGATCACGCCTTTAATGTTGGACGTCCAGATAACTTAGGTAAAGACATTTGGAGGTTGTTTAGTCCCTTACCAGTCCCAccgactgtctgtctgtatgtctgtctgtctgtctgtatgtctgtctgtctgtctgtttgtctgtatcACATTTAGATGTAGATATAGGtgtttggattttgttttcgcAGTGCCTCAAgctattgagctgaaatttggtatatagcattatcatgcactgttacagatcaagtttgactttcatggtgatttacctctTGGGCCTTAAACTTTGGAAATTCAGAAATGTATTGGGCACAgtaggggatatgtattgctttagcattactctcagaatgcttccTTTTTTaggtggagggtgggggggggaacTGGGTTGGTTCATGGTgtgtagaatttttttaatatgtatctaCCCATCATGCAAAGATTTTGTAATTTACTAGCACAGATATTAGTAAGGTTTGTCCAAATAATTTgaattacaattaaaatattatgcaaagatgtacatgtatacatatattttttttttaaaagcaaaaagaTCAAAATTAATTCAAATTTCTTTGATTGTATAGAATTGAATTAAATGAGTATCAAAGAACTGATGTGTatgtttttggtgtgttttataGAATTCTGTAATGCTAAACCTTGCTTGTTTGGGGAAATTATCAGTTTGCAGGTCTTTAATCCCAAATACTAATAATGAAAAGTCACCCGGGAATTTGTAAAAATAGGCTTGCACTTTGTGCTGGCCTTATTTTGTCTGCCAGTCTAATTTTTATGTTAACTACAGACTGATTATTTGTAGAGATTCATGGACTTGCTTATTTCTTTGTTTCAGTGTTCACAAATGAATTTCTTGACCTGTTGCAAGAAAAATTACGAAAGTGAGTTTTGCTTGACGATTTCATTAATGCCCTTCCACAAGAGATAGTATTAAGAGCAATCTTcctaattaaatatttgttttgcattaagATTCCATGAACACAATTCCAAGAAATAAATTCAGTGTTTActtataattatgattataaataaaatgtgttaattttgtGTATCAATGTCCAATATGGCTTTTGTGTAATTAAACATTCTTTTCACCTCAACCGGACCTCAAACTAATGACATTTTCCCTTAGAACACGAGACTGGTCTGAACATCctaacagccaatgggatggcttaaaATCTTCCAATATGTCTTCCAGTTCCAGTCATGTGATAGAAGcttccttctttctccttcGCTGTTATGATTCAAGTTTTCTACATTCTGTGTAAACCGACAAAATCCGAGTTCCACCCAGTAGCAGttactttattatttgttaaaatctACCTAATCCAGAAACTAGCTATTACATATTCTagatattaagaaaatgtaccTCTTTTGCAGCCtattttttgtttcagccagtgcaccatgactggtatatcaaaggtcatggtatgtgctatcctggctgtgggatggtgcatataaaagatcccttgctattaatgaaaaaatatagtgggtttcctctctacgactataagtcaaaattgccaaatgtttgacatccaatagctgatgagttaggtgataaccatatggagtttttagatttgcaggtgttattgtctatttgatcccacaaatgtcatttttgaccaaaGGCGATAGCCTgagtttaaaaatgaaacatttgcaggcatcaaatagacaataacacctgcaaatctaaaaactctatatggttatgtccattgtaaactgaattgtttttctacagaactaactgtatatttagtatttcttgaaaaaaaccctggctacaatctaactgtagacccttgaaccatcaacttggcctgttccaattgctaatgacatcacttttttcatttgatcccagaaaaagaatgtaaCTAATCAATCagaatacagaacacactcgtcatcagtttacaataataaatcagtgtgctctagtggtgttgttaaacaaaacaatttgggtttttttttctcatttgcaGCCTTCAATGTCTTTACTGTGAGAAAACATTCAAAGATAGACCAACACTGAAGGAACACATGAGAAAGAAGCAGCATAGAAAAATTAATCCAAAGAATAAAGCATATGATAAATTCTACGTAATAAATTATCAGGTGAGTCTTAGATGGTTTATCAATAAATGAGTttggaattaattttaaataattgataaataatCTGCATCAATGGACTACTCTTAGTTGAAGCATTCGCATGAATTATTGACTACAATTATCAAATTGCACAGAAAAATAGTgcttgaaaatatttatataccgTATGTACCCCTGAATTATTATAATACTGCAGCTACATAGTTATATCCTACTTGAATTTTGTCTACATAGTTATATATCCTACTTGAATTTTGACTACATAGTTATATATCCTACTTGAATTTTGACTACATAGTTATATCCTACTTGAATTTTGTCTACATAGTTATATCCTACTTGACTTTTGCCTTCATAGTTATATCCTACTTGAATGTTGGCTGCATAGTTATATCCTACTTGAATGTTGGCTGCATAGTTATATCCTACTTGAATGTTGGCTACATAGTTATATCCTACTTGAATTTTGGCTACATAGTTATATCCTACTTGAATTTTGGCTACATAGTTACATCCTACTTGAAATATGGCTACAGTTATATCTTACTTGAAATTTGGCTACATAGTTATATCCTACTTGAATTTTGGCTACATAGTTATATCCTACTTGAATTTTGGCTTCATAGTTATATCCTACTTCAATTTTGGCCATAAATCTGAAGGGGAAACAAatgtacgaaaaatacatcggctattgggtgtcaaactatggtaatgcaaataattaaagtgatgatcaacatcaatataaaaattcaagacaaacaaaaacagtgtaaagaagagtgcaaaaacacaaatatcatagaattttacggatactgaattttactcaaaacttcaattttgtgctgtattggccattctcaaagagaatgttacacccctgcaccacggtgagattacagcacacgcaggcgtgttccagccagtgctccacaactggtgtaacaaaggtcgtggtatgtactatcctgtctgtcggatagtgcatataaaagatcccttgctgctaatcgaaaagcgtagcccatgaagtggcaacagcgggtttcctccctcagtatctgtgtggtccttaaccatatgtctgatgccgtataaccgtaaataaaatgtgttgagtgtgtcattaaataaaacatttccttcttccttcttcacatgggctactctcttcttCCAGTTAGGTTGCTACATGGGCTAATGTGTACATGCTTGGCAGTGTAAATACAATAGTTGTGAGATACCTAAACTGTCCCTGAGATTCAGGGATaactaaactttaaattaaGCCATAATGAGTTCTTTTTGTGTGATATTAGTAGATTGTGAGAGATTCCTAAATTCTGTTTTCAGGAACTCGGCAAGAACTGGGAATCCATTCAGTCTGAAGATGATGCTTTGCTTTCTGATACGGATGACACTGATGAAAACGAGGAAGAGTGAGTTTTTGTTGTTAAACTACTTACTGGtcctgtttatatatatatactcttcaaaaaaagaaacgcaaaagggtacaaatgggttataactccgattttatgtttcctaccggttcatgctttgtgaatataaggtcattgcatgtcccaaacacattcccacgcttacattcgataaaacgcagctactgtacaataaagttccaaaatgtgaatattcgcaaaaacgcagccacgtgcaaaccatgtcaccactgcacgtgcgttgtctgcacgtgcaacatgaacaccaacagtataaaagtgcagggtgttcgcttgcctggcctctgtatctggccgacagttgacaatccaggacatgccacgtctcagtgaaccacagagaaacaatgccatcggccgactagacgcaggcgaatccagaacggccgttgccagggcatt includes the following:
- the LOC121368142 gene encoding zinc finger protein 277-like — encoded protein: MGQETRTCPCLFCARSFNIEEKNEDLLAHLIMVHKFVIADVSLICNLRKYILYWKERLKDQSLSDFCSVIVTNTASTDIGEREEFFMLCDVLPEDKEFRQFLQKEKLEEILSQQQKERNDVSFCRMCLFCSESFEKNRADLFNHMAEDHAFNVGRPDNLVFTNEFLDLLQEKLRNLQCLYCEKTFKDRPTLKEHMRKKQHRKINPKNKAYDKFYVINYQELGKNWESIQSEDDALLSDTDDTDENEEDDWSDWMEEAGSQAVCLFCEFSSSHSDRLHAHMQELHDFNLHEQKIKMNLTFYQKIKLINFIRRKVNTLSLVIL